A genomic segment from uncultured Marinifilum sp. encodes:
- a CDS encoding bifunctional cytidylyltransferase/SDR family oxidoreductase, translating to MRNIGIILAGGNGSRFGGNLPKQFIKVAGKTIIEHTLDVFQKCETIDEVAIVINPSFTNEIETIVNNNQYNKVKKILLGGKERSDSSLAAINAYKDDENADEIKLIFHDAVRPFINRTIINEVINSLSTCNAVDVAIKATDTIIEVCDKDKIVNVPNRDKLRQGQTPQAFRLKTIKQAYEKALLDPHFKTTDDCGVVLKYLPEEQISVVEGSAENIKITYDLDMFIADKLFQLKNQEFKTSDFEAKNIDQISNKCIVIFGGSYGIGKDIYNICKKAGAKVFSFSRSENNVNVKNVDDIKKSLNKVYQKTGKIDYIINTAAILNKEALINVNQETIEEIIAVNYLGMINVAKEGFKFLKETQGHLLLFTSSSYTRGRASYSLYSSTKAAAVNFTQAISEEWKNFNIRVNCINPERTRTPMRVKNFGNEPVDSLLKSEDVANISIQTLLSDLTGQVVYVKR from the coding sequence ATGAGAAACATTGGTATTATTTTAGCCGGAGGGAATGGATCCCGATTTGGAGGCAATCTCCCAAAACAGTTCATTAAAGTGGCTGGTAAAACTATTATTGAACACACTTTAGATGTTTTTCAAAAATGCGAAACCATAGATGAAGTAGCCATTGTAATTAATCCGAGCTTTACCAACGAAATAGAAACAATTGTAAACAACAATCAGTACAATAAAGTAAAGAAAATACTGCTGGGAGGAAAAGAAAGAAGCGACTCTAGTCTTGCTGCTATAAATGCATATAAGGATGATGAGAATGCCGATGAAATAAAGCTCATTTTTCACGATGCTGTTCGTCCTTTTATTAACCGTACCATTATTAATGAGGTAATTAATAGTTTAAGTACCTGCAATGCAGTTGATGTTGCCATTAAAGCTACCGATACAATTATTGAGGTTTGCGATAAAGATAAAATTGTAAATGTTCCCAACAGAGATAAGCTAAGACAGGGACAAACACCACAGGCATTTCGTTTAAAAACAATTAAACAAGCCTATGAAAAAGCACTTTTAGATCCACATTTTAAAACCACCGACGATTGTGGCGTTGTTTTAAAATATTTACCCGAAGAGCAAATTTCGGTGGTTGAAGGTTCGGCCGAAAACATAAAAATTACTTACGATTTAGATATGTTTATTGCCGATAAACTATTCCAGCTAAAAAATCAGGAGTTTAAAACCTCCGATTTTGAGGCAAAAAATATCGATCAAATTAGTAACAAATGCATTGTTATTTTTGGCGGAAGCTATGGAATAGGTAAAGATATTTACAATATCTGTAAAAAGGCAGGCGCCAAAGTTTTCTCTTTTAGCCGATCGGAAAATAATGTGAACGTAAAAAATGTTGATGACATTAAAAAAAGCCTGAATAAAGTTTATCAAAAAACAGGAAAAATTGATTATATCATAAATACTGCTGCCATATTAAATAAAGAGGCACTAATAAATGTTAATCAGGAAACTATAGAAGAAATTATTGCCGTTAATTACCTGGGCATGATTAACGTTGCCAAAGAAGGATTTAAATTCCTTAAAGAAACTCAAGGTCATTTACTTCTATTTACTTCGAGTTCCTATACACGAGGAAGAGCCTCGTACAGCCTATATTCATCGACAAAAGCGGCGGCTGTTAATTTTACACAGGCAATTTCTGAAGAATGGAAAAACTTTAACATTAGAGTTAACTGCATTAATCCAGAACGAACCCGAACCCCAATGAGAGTTAAAAACTTTGGGAATGAACCAGTAGATAGTCTGCTAAAATCGGAAGATGTAGCTAATATTTCAATACAAACCCTGCTATCTGACCTAACCGGACAGGTTGTTTACGTTAAGAGATAA
- a CDS encoding CDP-glycerol glycerophosphotransferase family protein: MKILIRRISIAVYAFIGWCILIPLSYLFPKKKDLIVFIGGRKEGLFQGNIKFLYQYLEKTHKNTYFLTYSKNEYREIKKLYGNVVYYPSVKSIFLLLRSKIAVVDIYEWIKDFRYFLLFRSKIVQLWHGVGFKRIQLDSPAYIDDQKKFFPRMEAILYALYPKYDVLISTSKFYTEQLFSRAFKSDKIVETGYPRNDVFFRDTTDVDLIRCDLKAYHKICLFKQQNYKLILYAPTYRETGGDPISSGAIKLKELNEFAKNNKLIFVFKFHTYTNLTNSQENFSNILWFDNELDVYPALKMMDLLITDYSSIYMDYLLLNKPVLYYPYDYEKYITKDRAIQFDYEWITVGEKCYSQKELQNKLSDILVEGKDEQESKRKEICDLAFTHKDGKASERITAEIDNIIMK; this comes from the coding sequence ATGAAAATTTTAATACGTAGAATAAGCATCGCTGTTTATGCCTTTATTGGTTGGTGTATACTTATTCCCTTAAGTTATTTATTCCCAAAAAAGAAAGACTTAATTGTTTTTATTGGAGGCCGAAAAGAAGGGCTTTTTCAGGGAAATATTAAGTTTTTATATCAATATCTTGAGAAAACTCATAAAAACACATATTTTTTAACTTACAGTAAAAACGAGTATCGGGAAATAAAAAAGCTCTATGGTAATGTAGTTTACTACCCTAGCGTAAAATCGATATTTTTATTATTGCGCAGTAAAATTGCTGTTGTTGATATTTATGAATGGATTAAAGATTTCAGGTATTTCCTGCTTTTCAGATCAAAAATTGTGCAGCTATGGCATGGCGTAGGTTTTAAACGAATTCAGTTAGATAGTCCTGCTTATATCGACGATCAGAAAAAGTTTTTCCCGCGAATGGAAGCTATTCTGTATGCGCTCTATCCTAAATATGATGTGCTAATATCTACTTCGAAATTTTACACCGAACAACTTTTTAGCAGAGCCTTTAAATCCGATAAAATAGTTGAAACTGGTTACCCTAGAAACGATGTGTTTTTTCGAGATACAACAGATGTTGATTTAATTAGATGCGATCTTAAAGCCTACCACAAAATATGCCTATTCAAACAGCAAAATTACAAGCTTATTTTGTATGCTCCCACCTATCGCGAAACAGGAGGTGATCCAATTTCGAGTGGTGCAATAAAGCTTAAGGAATTAAACGAATTTGCTAAAAACAACAAGCTGATATTTGTATTTAAATTTCACACATACACCAACTTAACGAATAGTCAAGAAAATTTTTCTAATATTTTATGGTTCGATAATGAACTGGATGTGTATCCTGCTTTAAAAATGATGGATCTTTTAATTACAGATTATTCTTCCATTTACATGGATTATCTTTTGTTGAACAAACCCGTTTTGTATTACCCTTACGATTACGAAAAATACATTACCAAAGACAGAGCAATTCAGTTTGATTACGAATGGATTACTGTAGGCGAAAAATGCTATTCTCAAAAAGAACTGCAAAACAAGCTGAGCGATATACTTGTTGAGGGAAAAGACGAACAAGAAAGCAAAAGAAAAGAAATTTGCGATCTTGCTTTTACTCACAAAGATGGAAAAGCTTCGGAACGCATTACTGCAGAAATTGACAATATAATAATGAAATAG
- a CDS encoding CDP-glycerol glycerophosphotransferase family protein: protein MHLVIFLIRNFYFLIEKLVKKEKQTVLFFLSEKFYYDNSKYLFEYMRKKKDLNSILFTANKNLYEELNKKFPGEIAYAWSFKSLQLFLRTKNIVISYGTSAAVFFPYYLHEKCKNIIYLGHGTPVKQIGYQTPVWNKFGKSYQLQSYSYLTACSDIECLMLSSGFRVNLNQMWLTGMPRYDYLLSTNNKEDKLIEKYPYLGKKVILYAPTWRDGKLTKFFPFEDYKPEILAQFLEENDAYLLIRGHKESVKRKSIEKDAALFSIGRVKKAEQDIFPDVTKLLPFVDILITDYSSILVDFLLLDKPMCFIPYDIAEYSKYQGLILDYERNTPGKKFASMKELTMGLKSYFDNPNLDRKWRQNVCKTYHYFNDNNNCERIYKNIVSLNK from the coding sequence TTGCATTTAGTCATTTTTTTAATACGAAATTTCTATTTTCTAATTGAAAAATTAGTAAAAAAAGAGAAACAAACTGTACTATTTTTTCTAAGCGAGAAATTCTACTACGACAACTCAAAATATCTTTTCGAATACATGCGTAAAAAGAAGGATTTAAACAGTATTCTTTTTACAGCCAACAAAAATTTATATGAAGAATTAAACAAAAAATTCCCTGGCGAAATTGCTTATGCTTGGTCGTTTAAATCGCTACAATTATTTCTGCGAACTAAAAATATTGTAATTTCTTACGGAACCAGTGCGGCTGTATTTTTCCCTTATTACTTGCACGAAAAATGCAAAAACATAATCTATTTAGGACATGGAACACCAGTAAAACAAATAGGTTACCAAACGCCGGTATGGAATAAATTTGGAAAATCGTATCAACTTCAATCCTATTCCTACCTAACTGCCTGTTCCGATATTGAATGTTTAATGTTATCCTCAGGATTTAGAGTTAATTTAAATCAGATGTGGTTAACCGGAATGCCCCGTTATGATTATTTATTATCTACCAATAATAAGGAAGATAAGCTAATTGAGAAATATCCTTACCTAGGCAAAAAGGTAATTTTGTATGCTCCAACATGGCGAGATGGCAAACTAACAAAGTTCTTTCCCTTCGAGGATTATAAACCGGAAATACTGGCTCAATTCCTAGAAGAAAATGATGCATATCTTCTTATTCGCGGACATAAAGAATCTGTAAAAAGAAAAAGTATTGAAAAAGATGCTGCTTTATTTTCAATAGGCAGAGTAAAAAAAGCAGAACAGGATATTTTCCCTGATGTAACAAAGTTATTACCCTTTGTAGATATTCTAATTACCGATTATTCTTCTATTCTAGTTGATTTTCTTCTTTTAGATAAGCCAATGTGTTTTATTCCTTACGATATTGCAGAATACAGTAAATATCAGGGTTTGATTTTAGATTATGAGAGAAATACTCCCGGTAAAAAATTCGCCAGCATGAAAGAGCTTACAATGGGCCTAAAAAGTTACTTTGATAATCCAAACCTAGATCGAAAATGGCGACAAAATGTTTGTAAAACCTATCATTATTTTAATGATAATAATAATTGCGAACGAATTTATAAAAATATTGTAAGTCTTAACAAATGA
- a CDS encoding YfhO family protein produces MNFKSILKSALPHLVSIIVFLIIGFLYFQPALEGKVLKKGDSINAWGAKKEIIDYRAKTGDNALWTNSMFGGMPSYHINVAYRAKDMSSFKKIMELYTPDPVKYLFLYMIGFYILLISLRVNPWLSIAGAIAYAFSTYFVIIIGAGHLWKVNALAFIPPALAGILLVFRGKYLWGGLLATFFLIMELYSNHIQMTYYFVIMVICLLVFEFYYQLKQKNLKHFFKSIGILAIASIIALGVNFTNLYNAYDYTKSTIRGKSELTLGDKNNQTTGVDKDYGTQWSYGIQETLSLLIPNVKGGGGSPQEGMQILNYIGSGQMKSVADYYGLEQVDNHHYWGNQPFTVGPVYVGAFMLFLFVLGLFILAGRLKWGILTATILAIMLSWGHNFQALTSLFFDYIPLYNKFRAVSSILIIVELCVPLLAILALKKIIDEPEILQKKISISSFKINVLILPSILTAGLALLLYLVPTMGLDFLSDMEQNYFSQIKSSNPNALAFITQIQADLINARIDIFKADALRSLLFIAIGIALLLAYSKKYLQTKFLIPAIIILVAVDLYPVNKRFTTNDNFVDKKDLKLAYSPNMADYQILQNELNNHPELKHLAQQAQTNYTRSNKKASDYEKVAAQLWALTYNTNYRVFENIGGPFQNARPSYFHKSIGGYHGAKLRRIQELYDYHIEKGNQHVINMLNVRYIISQGEKGPQATFNPEALGNAWLVNSYKLVKDANEEILMLNKFDPAKEAIVDKRFEDQLAGLNITADSTASIQMAKYSPNAISYNYMAKYEQLAIFSEMYYQPGWNAYIDDKPANHFRANYVLRAMKLPAGKHKVEFKFEPKGYYIGEKISLASMILFFVLLAGGIVFGVKNIRKEKN; encoded by the coding sequence ATGAATTTTAAGTCGATATTAAAGTCTGCATTACCACATTTGGTTTCTATCATTGTCTTCCTAATTATTGGATTCCTATATTTTCAGCCTGCACTGGAAGGAAAAGTATTAAAAAAAGGAGACTCGATAAATGCTTGGGGAGCAAAAAAAGAGATTATTGATTATCGGGCAAAAACAGGCGATAATGCCCTGTGGACCAACTCCATGTTTGGAGGTATGCCATCTTACCACATTAATGTAGCTTATCGAGCAAAAGACATGTCTAGCTTCAAAAAAATAATGGAGCTCTACACACCCGATCCCGTAAAGTATCTTTTTTTATACATGATTGGCTTTTACATTCTGCTAATCAGTTTACGAGTTAATCCGTGGCTTTCCATAGCTGGAGCAATTGCCTATGCTTTTTCCACTTACTTTGTAATTATTATTGGCGCAGGTCATTTGTGGAAAGTAAATGCTTTAGCCTTTATCCCTCCTGCCCTTGCGGGGATATTACTGGTTTTTAGAGGAAAATATCTTTGGGGAGGCTTATTGGCAACATTCTTCCTTATTATGGAACTATACTCAAATCACATACAAATGACTTATTACTTCGTGATAATGGTTATTTGCTTGCTTGTATTTGAGTTTTACTATCAACTAAAACAGAAAAATCTAAAGCATTTTTTCAAATCTATTGGCATATTAGCAATTGCATCGATAATAGCGCTAGGTGTTAATTTTACCAATTTATATAATGCTTACGACTACACAAAATCGACTATTCGTGGTAAATCGGAACTAACTTTAGGCGATAAAAACAACCAAACTACTGGTGTTGATAAAGATTATGGTACACAATGGAGTTATGGAATTCAGGAAACCCTTTCATTACTTATTCCAAATGTAAAAGGCGGAGGCGGTTCCCCACAAGAGGGAATGCAAATTCTTAACTACATAGGAAGTGGACAAATGAAAAGCGTAGCCGATTACTATGGCTTAGAGCAAGTTGACAATCATCATTACTGGGGAAATCAGCCTTTCACAGTCGGACCTGTTTATGTGGGAGCATTTATGCTATTCCTATTTGTACTCGGATTATTTATTCTTGCCGGCAGATTAAAATGGGGAATACTAACAGCTACTATTCTGGCAATTATGCTTTCCTGGGGACATAATTTTCAGGCATTAACAAGTTTATTTTTCGATTATATTCCGCTTTATAATAAATTTCGTGCAGTTTCTTCTATCCTGATAATTGTAGAACTCTGCGTTCCTTTACTGGCAATATTAGCTCTCAAGAAAATTATAGATGAACCAGAAATCCTGCAAAAGAAAATTTCTATTTCATCCTTCAAGATAAATGTGCTGATATTACCTTCGATTTTAACTGCAGGCCTAGCATTACTTCTTTACTTAGTACCCACAATGGGTCTAGATTTTTTAAGTGATATGGAGCAAAATTACTTTAGCCAGATAAAATCATCAAACCCAAATGCATTGGCATTTATCACACAAATTCAGGCCGATTTAATAAATGCCCGTATAGATATTTTTAAAGCCGATGCTCTGCGTAGTCTTCTATTTATTGCAATAGGAATTGCCTTACTTTTGGCTTATTCGAAAAAATACTTGCAAACAAAATTCCTAATTCCTGCAATAATTATTCTTGTTGCTGTAGATCTATATCCAGTAAACAAACGCTTTACCACTAACGATAATTTTGTTGATAAAAAAGATTTAAAACTTGCTTATTCGCCAAATATGGCTGATTATCAAATTCTGCAAAACGAATTAAATAATCATCCAGAACTAAAACATCTTGCCCAACAGGCACAAACAAATTATACCCGCAGCAATAAAAAAGCCAGCGATTACGAAAAAGTTGCTGCTCAACTTTGGGCTCTTACTTATAATACAAACTACAGAGTTTTTGAGAATATTGGTGGGCCATTTCAAAATGCACGCCCTTCCTATTTCCACAAATCAATTGGAGGCTATCATGGAGCCAAACTTCGTCGTATACAGGAATTATACGATTATCATATCGAGAAGGGAAATCAGCATGTTATAAACATGCTAAATGTTCGATATATAATTTCGCAAGGAGAAAAAGGACCACAAGCCACTTTTAATCCTGAAGCTTTAGGCAATGCCTGGCTGGTAAATTCGTACAAACTAGTAAAAGATGCTAACGAAGAAATTCTAATGCTAAATAAGTTTGATCCTGCAAAAGAAGCCATTGTTGATAAGCGTTTCGAGGATCAATTGGCCGGATTAAATATTACCGCTGATTCGACAGCCAGCATTCAGATGGCAAAATACTCGCCCAATGCAATTAGCTACAATTACATGGCTAAATATGAGCAACTTGCTATTTTTTCAGAAATGTACTACCAGCCTGGCTGGAATGCATATATTGATGATAAACCTGCAAATCATTTTAGAGCGAATTACGTGCTTCGTGCTATGAAATTACCAGCCGGAAAACACAAAGTAGAGTTTAAATTCGAGCCAAAAGGATACTACATAGGAGAGAAAATATCTCTTGCAAGCATGATTCTATTCTTTGTTTTATTAGCCGGCGGAATTGTATTTGGAGTAAAAAATATCCGAAAAGAAAAGAACTAA
- a CDS encoding PQQ-dependent sugar dehydrogenase — MKLFFLSLLFLGSSQFLFAKKAFPQKQDTKAQYEEFCAGCHHNNRSSFVNRNWQFGNSLEDIFRSIKFGQSELGMPAFEKGFTDKELYALSHYIIELSKDEKLKEQIASSSKIHESEVQKFRVDTIVSGLESPWGLEFLPNGDLLITERSGYLYRFSRGKLSAPIKGLPPIKAGGQGGLLDIELHPKYKENGWIYFSYSAFSNKAGNKGSNTAIMRAKLSGNTLTNQEIIFKAEPNFSTKHHYGCRLEFDKDGYLFFSVGDRGNRNNAQKLNNHCGKIHRIIDDGSIPDTNPFVNNKNAMPSIYTYGNRNPQGLVMHPETKQIWSHEHGPKGGDEINIIRKGANYGWPRVTYGINYNGTIITSDTIMAGMEQPVIHWTPSIAPCGMTFVKGNRYPAWKNNILNGSLRFSHLNRSVVDGEKIIHQERLLKNIGRVRNVEVSPDAYIYVAIEFPGKILKLIPVDN, encoded by the coding sequence ATGAAATTATTTTTTCTATCCCTCCTTTTCTTAGGATCGTCGCAATTTTTGTTTGCAAAAAAAGCTTTTCCTCAAAAACAGGATACCAAAGCACAATATGAAGAGTTTTGTGCCGGATGTCATCACAACAATCGCTCTTCTTTTGTTAATCGGAATTGGCAGTTTGGCAATTCTCTCGAAGATATATTTAGAAGCATAAAATTTGGACAATCCGAATTGGGAATGCCCGCATTTGAGAAAGGATTTACAGATAAAGAACTATATGCACTAAGCCATTATATTATTGAATTATCTAAAGATGAAAAGTTAAAGGAACAAATTGCTTCTTCTTCTAAAATTCATGAATCTGAAGTACAAAAATTTAGAGTTGATACAATTGTCAGTGGTTTAGAATCTCCCTGGGGATTGGAATTTTTACCCAATGGCGATTTATTAATCACAGAACGTTCGGGATACTTGTACCGCTTTTCGAGAGGAAAATTATCAGCACCAATAAAAGGATTACCACCAATAAAAGCAGGTGGTCAGGGAGGATTATTGGACATCGAACTGCACCCTAAATACAAAGAGAACGGATGGATCTACTTTTCCTATTCTGCATTTTCCAATAAGGCAGGAAATAAAGGAAGTAATACAGCTATTATGCGAGCAAAATTATCTGGAAATACATTAACAAATCAGGAGATAATTTTTAAAGCAGAACCAAATTTCAGTACCAAACATCATTATGGATGCAGATTAGAGTTCGATAAAGATGGCTACCTTTTCTTTTCGGTGGGCGACAGAGGAAATAGGAACAATGCACAAAAATTAAACAATCACTGCGGAAAAATTCATAGAATTATAGATGATGGAAGCATTCCAGATACAAATCCATTTGTTAATAATAAAAATGCAATGCCATCCATCTATACTTATGGCAACCGAAATCCGCAAGGACTGGTAATGCATCCCGAAACCAAACAAATATGGTCGCACGAACATGGACCAAAAGGTGGCGATGAAATAAATATTATTCGAAAAGGTGCCAATTATGGCTGGCCAAGAGTTACTTATGGTATTAATTACAACGGAACCATTATTACAAGTGATACAATTATGGCAGGAATGGAACAACCCGTAATTCACTGGACACCATCTATTGCTCCTTGTGGTATGACTTTCGTTAAAGGTAATCGCTACCCGGCATGGAAGAATAATATTCTTAATGGCTCGCTCCGATTTTCACATCTCAATCGAAGTGTTGTAGATGGAGAAAAAATTATTCATCAAGAGCGATTACTTAAAAACATAGGACGTGTAAGAAATGTAGAAGTAAGTCCTGATGCTTATATTTATGTTGCCATCGAATTTCCGGGAAAAATACTAAAACTAATTCCTGTTGATAATTAA
- a CDS encoding carbon-nitrogen hydrolase family protein: protein MPKLKFAAIQINNIDAKTVLDRNANLHLAKKIIDNLKSVDLIVLPELFTSGYSRETFNNLQDLAEDISGKSFLFFSDLARKKNCYICYGFPQKKDKKYFISQAVVNPKGEMECIYSKQHMAQFGNSIEKEYFQRGDQTVSFEINGIKIGIIVCYDMRFPELTRKLAFQHNIDFLLHPVAFYRDNSFPSWHHFVITRALENQIYMLSLNRAGNKYGNSIFCLPWIDYNISPTILKEHEDVIIAEIDTNIIQKVREEYRFREDRKNNYY, encoded by the coding sequence ATGCCAAAACTCAAATTCGCCGCTATTCAAATTAATAATATCGATGCAAAAACAGTATTAGATAGAAATGCCAATCTTCATCTTGCGAAAAAAATCATCGATAATCTTAAGTCTGTTGACCTTATTGTTCTGCCAGAACTTTTCACTAGCGGATATTCAAGAGAAACTTTCAACAATTTACAAGATTTGGCTGAGGATATTTCTGGTAAAAGCTTTCTATTCTTTTCCGATTTGGCACGAAAGAAAAATTGCTACATCTGTTATGGATTTCCTCAGAAAAAAGACAAAAAATATTTCATTTCTCAAGCTGTTGTTAATCCCAAAGGAGAAATGGAATGCATTTACAGCAAGCAACACATGGCACAATTTGGCAATTCTATTGAAAAGGAATATTTCCAAAGAGGAGATCAAACTGTAAGCTTCGAAATCAATGGTATTAAAATAGGTATTATCGTTTGTTACGATATGCGATTTCCAGAATTAACAAGAAAGTTAGCATTCCAGCATAATATCGATTTTTTACTTCATCCGGTTGCCTTTTACAGGGATAACAGTTTTCCAAGCTGGCATCATTTTGTAATTACTCGTGCACTCGAAAATCAAATTTATATGCTGAGTTTAAACCGAGCAGGAAATAAATATGGCAATTCAATATTCTGTCTGCCCTGGATTGATTACAATATCTCTCCTACTATTCTTAAGGAACATGAAGATGTAATTATTGCTGAAATTGATACTAATATCATTCAGAAAGTACGTGAAGAATATCGTTTTAGAGAAGACAGGAAAAATAATTATTATTGA
- a CDS encoding glycine--tRNA ligase, protein MAQEDVFKKLVAHCKEYGFVFQSSEIYDGLSAVYDYAQLGVELKNNIKKYWWDSMVKLHENVVGIDSAIFMHPTIWKASGHVDAFNDPLIDNKDSKKRYRADVLIEDLMAKYEAKMDKEVAKAKKKFGESFDEAQFRETNPRVLANKEKMDAVHKRFVEALDKNDLDELRQIIIDNEIACPISGSKNWTDVRQFNLMFSTEMGSTADGSSKIYLRPETAQGIFVNYLNVQKTGRMKIPFGIAQIGKAFRNEIVARQFIFRMREFEQMELQFFVRPGDEMKWFDKWKETRMSWHKALGFDDDKYRFHDHDKLAHYANAATDVEFKFPFGFKEVEGIHSRTDFDLSQHQEFSGKKIQYFDPELNKSYVPYVVETSIGVDRMFLQIMSEAYAEEKIEKENGKTDERVVLRLPAALAPIKLAVMPLTKKDGLPDKAREIINNLKFDFNCQYDEKDSIGKRYRRQDAIGTPFCVTVDHQSLEDNTVTIRHRDSMEQERVEISKLAEILDSHVSMKSLFKKLK, encoded by the coding sequence ATGGCTCAGGAAGATGTTTTCAAAAAACTAGTAGCTCATTGTAAAGAATACGGATTCGTGTTTCAATCATCAGAAATTTATGATGGTTTAAGTGCTGTTTACGATTACGCACAATTGGGCGTTGAATTGAAAAATAACATCAAAAAATACTGGTGGGATTCAATGGTAAAACTACACGAAAATGTAGTAGGCATTGATTCTGCAATTTTTATGCACCCAACCATTTGGAAAGCATCGGGCCATGTTGATGCTTTTAATGATCCATTGATTGATAACAAAGATTCCAAGAAACGTTACCGCGCTGATGTTTTAATTGAGGATTTAATGGCTAAGTACGAAGCCAAAATGGACAAGGAAGTTGCTAAAGCTAAAAAGAAATTTGGTGAGAGTTTCGACGAAGCTCAATTCCGAGAAACCAACCCTCGCGTATTGGCTAACAAAGAAAAAATGGATGCCGTACACAAGCGTTTTGTTGAAGCTTTGGATAAAAACGATTTGGATGAGCTAAGACAAATCATAATTGACAATGAGATTGCTTGTCCTATTTCAGGATCTAAAAACTGGACTGATGTTCGTCAGTTTAACCTAATGTTCTCTACTGAAATGGGTTCTACTGCCGATGGAAGTAGCAAAATTTACCTTCGACCAGAAACTGCACAGGGTATTTTCGTAAACTACCTTAACGTTCAGAAAACTGGCCGTATGAAAATTCCTTTCGGAATTGCTCAAATTGGTAAAGCATTCCGTAACGAGATTGTTGCTCGTCAATTCATTTTCCGTATGCGTGAATTTGAACAAATGGAGCTTCAGTTCTTTGTTCGCCCAGGCGATGAAATGAAATGGTTCGACAAGTGGAAAGAAACTCGTATGAGCTGGCACAAAGCTCTTGGTTTTGATGATGATAAATACCGTTTCCACGATCACGATAAGTTGGCTCACTATGCCAATGCTGCAACCGATGTGGAATTTAAATTTCCATTCGGATTTAAAGAAGTTGAAGGAATTCACTCGCGTACCGATTTCGATTTAAGCCAACATCAGGAATTTTCAGGTAAGAAAATTCAGTACTTCGATCCGGAACTAAACAAAAGCTACGTTCCTTATGTAGTGGAAACTTCGATTGGTGTTGACCGTATGTTCTTACAGATTATGTCTGAGGCTTATGCTGAAGAGAAAATAGAGAAAGAAAATGGTAAAACCGACGAGCGTGTTGTATTAAGATTACCAGCTGCTTTGGCTCCAATCAAATTGGCAGTTATGCCATTAACCAAAAAAGATGGCCTTCCCGATAAAGCTCGCGAAATTATCAACAACTTAAAATTCGATTTCAACTGCCAGTACGACGAAAAAGACTCTATTGGTAAACGTTACCGTCGTCAGGATGCTATTGGTACTCCTTTCTGTGTAACTGTCGATCATCAGTCGTTAGAAGACAACACGGTTACCATTCGTCATCGCGATAGCATGGAACAGGAACGTGTTGAGATCTCAAAACTAGCTGAAATCCTTGATTCACATGTAAGCATGAAATCTTTATTCAAGAAATTGAAGTAA
- a CDS encoding DUF4834 family protein codes for MAFIKFIIIAVGIYYLLKLVFRALFPVLVKKTFDKMQEQAKQQQQNTKKEGEVTINKSFDKKTNPNKKDIGDYVDFEEVDE; via the coding sequence ATGGCATTTATAAAGTTTATTATTATTGCTGTCGGCATTTATTATCTGCTCAAGCTAGTTTTTAGAGCATTGTTCCCTGTTTTAGTCAAAAAAACTTTCGATAAAATGCAGGAACAAGCCAAACAACAGCAACAAAACACAAAAAAAGAAGGCGAAGTAACAATCAACAAATCCTTTGATAAGAAAACCAATCCCAACAAAAAAGATATTGGCGATTATGTAGATTTTGAAGAGGTGGATGAATAA